The Carnobacterium divergens genome includes a window with the following:
- a CDS encoding helix-turn-helix domain-containing protein has translation MKHFELITEDELLEINIALYLAEQSNFVSTEQLISIFNFPEKRLRKIVNTLQKDLIDFNEGEQVITVIRNKGVFFDVCLNDDLKRFIAFLLNKNRTITLLSEIIFGRVTSISDYSSQFFIGESTIKRQLSDLRIFLKRYNLEISRGSYEIVGEEKQIQLFLYLFFWRITRGVVWPFDSIDENQMKLDVNNLISQLNVKNITEIDKRRLMFYLAINKIRISQSRTQLKNNTIDRENLGLQLNLEIAEDSRAKYEDVELYYQFFQSIGFTGDSNHDIKDSEATIATNKCMQFFEEKFFLIPSEHRKEVETWLFYCHSFSKQFVNFGCDINGYDYSEYINKYCKNLNIKLIEFIRLLKKETNLPLFEEEQYLSTHYMMIFAKFDKLPIYEKKIRIVLESGLPFFARDFVINQIKSYLGKKYNIELIDARFLEGNEKVDMALVTIPIKEISIKYEKAQLITINRDLSLNDLKKIEMKILSLKHA, from the coding sequence GTGAAACATTTTGAATTAATTACAGAAGATGAATTACTTGAAATCAATATAGCACTTTATCTCGCTGAGCAGTCTAACTTTGTGAGTACGGAACAGCTTATTTCAATATTTAATTTTCCAGAAAAAAGACTAAGAAAAATTGTAAATACCTTACAGAAAGATTTAATAGATTTCAATGAAGGAGAGCAAGTAATTACAGTTATTCGGAATAAAGGCGTTTTTTTTGATGTTTGCTTAAATGATGATTTGAAACGCTTTATTGCCTTTTTGTTAAATAAAAATAGGACGATTACACTACTAAGTGAAATTATTTTTGGTCGAGTAACTTCTATTTCGGATTATTCATCCCAATTTTTTATAGGAGAATCAACAATTAAACGACAGTTGTCAGATCTAAGAATATTTTTAAAAAGATACAATCTAGAAATTTCAAGAGGGTCATATGAAATAGTAGGCGAAGAAAAACAGATACAGTTATTTTTATATTTATTTTTTTGGAGGATTACAAGAGGCGTTGTTTGGCCATTCGATTCTATTGATGAGAATCAAATGAAACTCGATGTAAATAACCTTATTTCGCAATTAAATGTTAAAAATATAACTGAAATTGACAAACGGAGATTGATGTTTTATTTGGCAATAAATAAAATTCGAATTAGCCAAAGCCGCACGCAGCTAAAAAATAATACTATTGACAGAGAAAATTTAGGATTGCAGCTTAATTTAGAAATAGCAGAAGATTCTAGAGCTAAATATGAGGATGTAGAACTATACTATCAATTTTTTCAAAGCATTGGTTTTACCGGGGATTCTAACCATGATATTAAAGATTCAGAAGCAACTATTGCTACAAATAAATGTATGCAATTTTTTGAAGAAAAATTTTTTTTAATACCGAGTGAGCATAGGAAAGAAGTTGAAACATGGCTTTTTTATTGTCATAGCTTTAGTAAACAATTTGTTAATTTTGGCTGTGATATTAATGGATATGACTATTCCGAATATATAAATAAATACTGTAAGAATTTGAATATTAAACTAATAGAATTTATTAGACTGTTAAAAAAAGAAACTAATTTGCCGCTATTTGAGGAAGAACAATATTTATCTACTCATTATATGATGATTTTTGCCAAATTTGATAAGTTACCAATTTATGAAAAAAAAATTAGGATTGTGCTAGAAAGTGGGCTTCCATTTTTTGCAAGAGATTTTGTTATAAATCAAATTAAATCCTATTTAGGAAAAAAATATAATATTGAACTTATTGACGCAAGATTTTTAGAGGGTAATGAAAAAGTGGACATGGCTTTGGTAACAATTCCAATCAAAGAAATCAGCATAAAATATGAAAAAGCACAGCTTATTACAATAAATCGAGATTTAAGTTTGAATGACTTAAAAAAAATAGAAATGAAAATTTTAAGTTTGAAACATGCATGA
- a CDS encoding helix-turn-helix domain-containing protein — protein sequence MIEQKERVIVEKQEHFQFISDDTLLEIKIAMYLDKQSRYVSTEELSEEFNLSSFSARKISRNLEQHIEEYNTEGYSIDISTSYGTKLNVPIESDLKLFFIFIMEHSPNIQLVKSIFQGEFKTVTQYALDHHLSEATVRRNLNSVRKLLGNLKIGISNKNFNLTGSEKQIRYFFLLFFWRINRGLVWPFKTVSEQSMKLIVEGLSEKEYVAHLSPIEKKRLMFLLAITKIRINSNNHVEYDEIFLYSENYEKLKSDLVSLNYLSNLSRDEFYFMYQLFKGFAWFNNLSGELEFEEEHLLPAGVANVYTFNKIKHVLSNISVEQTKVEKEFLYSIHVLAHEFHNFSTDINGYDYTRLMNLHAFNLEQKIIKFIQTAKQQTHLSLYEEQKFLVPHYIMLLANVSKNLSFEKEIMVYLETALPKAIENFLVEQIKNYFRSRYNIKFFKLGEKIDEERVDVFLTTIPLDEYNEIYKNAQIIAINRELHFADYAKIEEALLNCLKKKQ from the coding sequence GTGATAGAGCAAAAGGAGAGAGTGATTGTGGAGAAACAGGAGCATTTTCAGTTTATTTCAGATGATACACTACTTGAGATAAAAATAGCAATGTATCTTGATAAACAGTCTAGATATGTGAGCACAGAAGAATTAAGTGAAGAATTTAATCTCTCTAGTTTTTCGGCAAGAAAAATTTCCAGAAATTTAGAACAACATATAGAGGAATATAATACTGAGGGATATTCGATTGATATTTCTACAAGTTATGGAACAAAATTAAATGTTCCTATTGAAAGTGATTTGAAACTATTTTTTATTTTTATTATGGAACATAGTCCCAACATTCAATTAGTAAAGTCAATTTTTCAAGGGGAATTTAAAACTGTGACCCAATACGCTCTCGACCATCATTTAAGTGAAGCAACTGTTAGAAGAAATTTGAATAGTGTAAGAAAATTACTTGGAAATTTGAAAATAGGTATTTCAAATAAAAATTTCAATCTTACTGGGAGTGAAAAACAAATACGTTATTTCTTCTTATTATTTTTTTGGCGAATTAATCGGGGATTAGTTTGGCCGTTCAAGACGGTTTCTGAACAATCTATGAAATTAATTGTGGAGGGCTTGAGTGAAAAAGAATACGTTGCTCATTTATCTCCTATTGAAAAAAAGAGACTGATGTTTCTTTTAGCTATCACTAAAATCCGTATTAATTCAAACAACCATGTTGAATATGATGAGATTTTTCTTTACTCAGAAAATTATGAAAAGTTGAAATCTGATTTAGTATCATTGAACTATTTGTCCAATTTATCAAGAGATGAATTTTATTTTATGTATCAGCTCTTTAAAGGGTTTGCGTGGTTTAATAACTTAAGCGGAGAATTAGAGTTTGAGGAAGAGCATCTATTACCTGCTGGAGTGGCTAATGTCTATACGTTCAATAAAATTAAACATGTACTCTCTAATATTTCGGTAGAACAAACGAAAGTTGAAAAAGAGTTCTTGTATTCTATTCATGTTTTAGCGCACGAATTCCATAATTTCTCAACAGATATTAATGGGTATGATTATACAAGATTGATGAACTTACATGCGTTTAACTTGGAGCAAAAAATAATCAAATTTATCCAAACTGCTAAACAACAAACACACCTGTCTTTATATGAAGAGCAAAAATTTTTAGTTCCACATTATATTATGCTTCTAGCGAATGTATCGAAAAACCTTTCTTTTGAGAAGGAAATAATGGTGTATTTAGAAACGGCACTTCCTAAAGCGATTGAAAACTTTTTAGTAGAACAAATCAAAAATTATTTTAGAAGTCGATATAACATCAAATTTTTTAAATTAGGTGAGAAGATAGATGAAGAAAGAGTGGATGTTTTCTTAACCACAATTCCATTAGATGAGTACAATGAGATATACAAGAACGCTCAAATTATCGCCATTAATCGGGAACTACATTTTGCAGACTATGCAAAAATAGAAGAAGCTTTATTAAATTGTTTAAAGAAAAAACAGTGA
- a CDS encoding CsbD family protein has product MTEDNGKLDQVKGEVKDRVGGATGDKQKQAEGMFDKAVGKVKEFATEAKDKTEDFIDDVKEKF; this is encoded by the coding sequence ATGACGGAAGATAACGGTAAATTAGATCAAGTCAAAGGTGAAGTGAAAGATCGCGTAGGCGGAGCAACAGGCGACAAACAAAAGCAAGCAGAAGGCATGTTTGATAAAGCTGTTGGAAAAGTAAAAGAATTCGCTACTGAAGCAAAAGATAAAACAGAAGATTTTATCGATGATGTGAAAGAAAAATTTTAA
- a CDS encoding carboxymuconolactone decarboxylase family protein: MDRTQLSREKFNELFGEFPTMDSKDPELMEILQKFIFGEVFYVGDLEDSLRELVTVVLLAVQQTLPQLKAHTEAALRIGVTPIEIKEAIYQCAPFIGFPKTLNAVNAINEVFEEQGIALPLPSQKQVTEEERFEKGKAIQTPIYGDEIQQAHQDLPENLKTVVPNFLTAVGFGDFYTRSGLSLQTRELLILCMLVANGQEKQILAHAKGNLKVGNSKEVLLATMIHCLPYIGFPNVLNAISIINKS, encoded by the coding sequence ATGGACAGAACTCAACTAAGTCGGGAAAAATTTAACGAACTATTTGGCGAATTTCCAACAATGGATTCAAAAGATCCTGAGTTAATGGAGATTTTGCAAAAATTTATTTTTGGTGAAGTTTTTTACGTTGGCGATCTGGAAGATTCATTAAGAGAGCTTGTTACGGTCGTTTTACTAGCCGTCCAACAAACCTTGCCTCAATTAAAAGCGCATACAGAAGCTGCATTAAGGATAGGTGTAACACCAATTGAAATCAAAGAAGCCATTTATCAGTGTGCTCCTTTTATCGGATTTCCGAAGACCTTGAATGCGGTTAATGCTATTAATGAAGTTTTTGAAGAACAAGGAATCGCTCTTCCACTACCTAGTCAAAAACAAGTGACAGAAGAGGAGCGCTTTGAAAAAGGAAAAGCAATTCAAACGCCTATTTATGGCGATGAAATTCAACAAGCCCATCAAGACTTGCCTGAAAACTTGAAAACTGTAGTGCCGAACTTTTTAACTGCAGTTGGGTTTGGTGACTTTTATACGAGATCGGGGTTGTCCCTACAAACAAGAGAGCTTTTAATTTTATGTATGCTGGTTGCAAACGGTCAAGAAAAACAAATTTTAGCACATGCGAAGGGGAATTTGAAAGTAGGAAACAGCAAAGAAGTCTTGCTTGCAACGATGATTCACTGTTTGCCTTATATCGGCTTTCCAAATGTCTTAAATGCCATTTCAATCATCAATAAAAGCTAA
- a CDS encoding histidine phosphatase family protein: MKKTLYLMRHGQTLFNARRKIQGASDSPLTEKGKQQAITAGTYFKDNQIKLTHAYSSTQERASDTLELMTQLPYTRLKGLKEWDFGTFEGESEDLNPPLTPEEETYGDFFVRFNGESDKDVQNRMNTTLLELMEQENHENVLAVSHGGACFMFLKKWEDLSKREAIRFDNGCILKFEYENQRFTFIEAINHNF; this comes from the coding sequence ATGAAAAAAACATTGTATTTAATGAGGCATGGGCAAACATTATTCAACGCGCGACGCAAAATCCAAGGGGCAAGCGATTCTCCTTTAACTGAAAAAGGAAAACAACAAGCAATAACCGCCGGAACTTATTTTAAAGACAACCAAATTAAACTGACTCACGCCTATTCATCAACACAAGAACGGGCAAGTGATACGCTAGAATTAATGACTCAATTGCCTTATACTCGATTGAAAGGTCTGAAAGAATGGGATTTTGGTACATTTGAAGGAGAAAGTGAAGATTTAAATCCTCCGCTAACACCAGAAGAAGAAACGTATGGGGATTTTTTTGTTCGATTTAATGGTGAATCGGATAAAGACGTACAAAATCGGATGAATACAACCTTGCTTGAACTGATGGAGCAAGAGAATCACGAAAACGTCTTAGCGGTGAGTCATGGTGGCGCTTGTTTTATGTTCTTAAAAAAATGGGAAGATTTATCGAAACGTGAGGCTATTCGTTTTGATAATGGCTGTATTTTAAAATTTGAATATGAAAATCAAAGGTTTACCTTTATTGAAGCAATCAATCACAATTTTTAG
- a CDS encoding MerR family transcriptional regulator produces the protein MKINEVSKKFNLSIDTLRYYEKIGLIEPIKRENGIRNYQQEDLDHIDFIICMKEAGLTLEAIKHYFDLYREGEETLEQREEILAKQQAIILEKMTKQQKTLDYLDYKINLTKDRISQRDHQKMGVNL, from the coding sequence ATGAAAATAAATGAAGTCAGTAAAAAATTTAACCTCAGTATTGATACCTTAAGATATTACGAAAAAATTGGCTTAATTGAACCAATCAAAAGAGAAAACGGCATTCGCAATTACCAACAAGAAGATTTGGATCATATCGACTTTATTATTTGTATGAAAGAAGCCGGTTTAACTCTTGAAGCAATTAAACATTACTTTGATTTGTATCGTGAAGGAGAAGAAACCTTAGAGCAACGGGAAGAAATTCTTGCCAAGCAACAAGCAATCATCCTTGAAAAAATGACAAAACAACAAAAAACCTTAGATTATCTCGACTACAAAATAAATTTAACAAAAGATCGAATTAGCCAAAGAGATCATCAAAAAATGGGAGTGAACTTATGA
- a CDS encoding LacI family DNA-binding transcriptional regulator, with the protein MRIIVTIKDIAQTVGVSSATVSRVLNYDETLSVGNETKKKIFEVAEELNYKKHHRKQRVGKRTVRFVQWFNNQEELDDIYYLSIRLGIEKRAEEAGITLIKEPFNELSTKEMDGTIVLGKFDEQQIQRLGLLKGPLLFVDFDAMALGYDSIVVDFFQSVEMVLQEFQNKGHQKIGILSGQEYTKESNKLLEDARLTAFKQQLKAVGAYHQEFVLQAEFSVEAGYETMKKFIETTKELPTALFAASDALAIGALRALQEASIQVPQDIELIGFNDVSVAKYVSPALTTVKVHTEWMGELAVDTVKELIENPAPVPRKITIGTELIYRTSTK; encoded by the coding sequence GTGAGAATCATCGTAACCATTAAAGATATTGCACAGACAGTAGGCGTTTCTTCGGCTACTGTTTCACGTGTTTTAAATTATGATGAAACATTGTCAGTTGGCAATGAAACGAAAAAGAAAATATTTGAAGTAGCAGAAGAATTAAATTACAAAAAACATCATAGAAAACAGCGAGTGGGTAAAAGAACGGTACGTTTCGTTCAATGGTTTAACAATCAAGAAGAACTAGATGATATTTATTATTTATCCATTCGCTTAGGCATTGAAAAAAGAGCTGAAGAGGCTGGGATTACGTTAATAAAAGAACCGTTTAATGAACTTTCAACAAAAGAAATGGACGGAACGATTGTTCTTGGTAAGTTTGATGAACAGCAAATCCAACGCTTAGGTTTGTTAAAAGGGCCACTTCTTTTTGTCGATTTTGATGCTATGGCACTAGGGTATGATTCAATTGTTGTTGATTTTTTTCAAAGTGTAGAAATGGTCCTTCAAGAATTTCAAAATAAAGGACATCAAAAAATTGGCATCCTTTCAGGTCAAGAATACACAAAAGAATCCAATAAATTACTAGAAGATGCTCGATTAACAGCATTTAAACAACAGCTAAAAGCAGTGGGAGCGTATCATCAAGAATTCGTTCTACAAGCAGAGTTTTCTGTAGAAGCAGGTTATGAAACAATGAAAAAATTTATTGAGACCACTAAAGAATTGCCAACCGCTTTATTTGCAGCAAGTGATGCGTTAGCGATTGGAGCATTGCGAGCGTTGCAGGAAGCTTCAATTCAGGTACCTCAGGACATAGAGCTGATTGGGTTTAATGATGTAAGTGTTGCAAAATATGTGTCACCTGCATTAACAACAGTCAAAGTGCATACGGAATGGATGGGTGAGTTAGCTGTAGACACAGTAAAAGAACTGATAGAAAATCCTGCCCCTGTTCCACGAAAAATTACAATTGGAACGGAACTGATTTATCGAACTTCTACAAAATAA
- the galT gene encoding UDP-glucose--hexose-1-phosphate uridylyltransferase, with amino-acid sequence MSNKGSQLIADFVTKIIHRGNWDEMDRFYLTNQIAHLIGEKELAKESEMTDNQTTILKSVEMLLIQAKENKVIGDSIAESDILEAQLMDFIMPSPSLVNQQFYQQYQHSPKKATDYFYELCKITNYIKTKSVARNILFPAETSYGKLEITINLSKPEKDPKQIVAEKNTLVEHYPKCMLCMENEGYHGRMDYPARTNHRIIRMDLEGESWGFQYSPYAYYNEHAIILSTEHRPMKIGRETFRRLLSITEKLPHYFVGSNADLPIVGGSILAHDHYQAGRHTFPMATAEIETTFCLTNFKQVTAGIVKWPMSVIRLQSTSKNELIEAATLILEKWRIYSDDQVEISAYSLDGTPHHTVTPIARRNGNLFEIDLVLRDNNTSKEFPDGIFHPHPDVQHIKKENIGLIEVMGLAILPPRLSKELIEVKHYLLNKNHEMAEYHRTWAESLKTNATITPENVMEIIQKGVGDVFTQVLIDAGVFKRDKKGIAAFRRFIESIEN; translated from the coding sequence ATGAGTAATAAAGGGAGTCAGTTAATTGCAGACTTTGTAACGAAAATCATTCATCGAGGAAATTGGGATGAGATGGATCGTTTTTATCTTACAAACCAAATAGCTCATTTAATTGGTGAAAAAGAGTTAGCAAAGGAAAGTGAAATGACTGATAATCAAACCACCATTTTGAAAAGTGTTGAGATGCTACTTATTCAAGCCAAGGAAAATAAGGTTATTGGAGATTCTATAGCGGAGTCGGACATACTTGAAGCACAATTAATGGATTTTATTATGCCATCGCCTTCGCTAGTTAATCAACAATTTTATCAACAGTATCAGCATTCTCCAAAAAAAGCGACAGACTATTTTTACGAACTATGTAAAATAACTAATTATATTAAAACAAAATCAGTTGCTCGAAATATTCTTTTCCCGGCAGAGACTTCATATGGTAAACTAGAGATTACAATCAATCTTTCGAAGCCAGAAAAAGACCCAAAACAAATTGTAGCTGAAAAAAATACATTGGTGGAGCATTATCCTAAATGCATGCTGTGTATGGAAAATGAAGGATACCACGGGCGAATGGATTATCCGGCTCGAACCAATCATCGGATTATCCGAATGGACCTAGAGGGTGAAAGTTGGGGATTTCAGTACTCCCCCTATGCCTACTATAACGAACATGCTATCATTTTATCAACGGAACATCGTCCTATGAAGATTGGAAGAGAGACATTTAGACGTCTATTAAGTATTACGGAAAAATTGCCACATTATTTTGTAGGTTCGAATGCCGATTTACCGATTGTGGGAGGATCAATATTGGCTCATGATCACTATCAGGCAGGACGGCATACTTTTCCCATGGCCACTGCAGAGATAGAAACGACTTTTTGTTTAACCAACTTTAAGCAAGTAACAGCTGGTATTGTAAAATGGCCAATGTCGGTTATTCGTCTCCAAAGTACAAGTAAGAATGAGTTGATTGAAGCCGCAACGTTGATTTTAGAAAAATGGCGAATTTATTCAGATGACCAGGTGGAAATCAGTGCCTATTCTTTAGATGGTACACCTCATCATACGGTCACGCCAATTGCTCGTAGAAACGGCAACTTATTTGAAATTGATTTAGTTTTACGAGATAATAATACATCAAAAGAATTTCCTGACGGTATTTTTCACCCACATCCAGATGTGCAACACATAAAAAAAGAAAATATTGGCTTAATTGAAGTGATGGGACTAGCGATTCTGCCGCCTAGACTGTCCAAAGAATTAATAGAGGTTAAACACTATTTATTAAATAAAAATCATGAAATGGCGGAATACCATCGTACGTGGGCAGAAAGTTTAAAAACGAATGCAACCATTACCCCAGAGAATGTGATGGAGATTATTCAAAAAGGTGTGGGAGATGTATTTACCCAAGTTCTCATTGATGCAGGAGTGTTTAAACGAGATAAAAAAGGAATTGCAGCATTTAGGCGTTTTATCGAAAGTATAGAAAATTGA
- the galE gene encoding UDP-glucose 4-epimerase GalE — protein MAILVLGGAGYIGSHAVSQLIQKGEKVVVVDNLLTGHRQAVHPAALFYRGDIRDVAFLNEVFQKEQIESVLHFAASSLVGESVEKPLAYFNNNVHGMQVLLEVMNKHDVRQIVFSSTAATYGEPKKSPIDEMTTPNPKNPYGESKLMMEKMMKWCDIAYGIRYVALRYFNVAGAKADGSIGEDHHPETHLVPLILQVALGQREQLSIFGEDYATPDGTCIRDYVYVEDLIAAHLLALDYLDAGRPSDTFNLGSNNGYSVKEMVEAARSVTGQEIPTVMAPRRDGDPSSLVASSEKAKNILGWEPSYTEIEKIIQTAWNWHVHHPLGYKK, from the coding sequence ATGGCAATTTTAGTTCTAGGTGGGGCGGGTTATATAGGGTCTCATGCAGTTTCACAATTAATTCAAAAAGGCGAAAAGGTTGTAGTCGTTGATAATTTATTGACGGGACATAGACAAGCCGTCCATCCAGCTGCATTGTTTTATAGAGGAGATATTCGTGATGTCGCATTTTTAAACGAAGTTTTTCAAAAAGAACAAATTGAAAGCGTGCTGCATTTTGCAGCCAGTTCTTTAGTAGGAGAGTCTGTTGAAAAACCACTAGCTTATTTCAATAATAATGTGCATGGTATGCAAGTGTTACTAGAAGTCATGAATAAGCATGATGTCAGGCAAATCGTTTTTTCTAGTACAGCTGCTACTTATGGAGAACCTAAAAAATCACCAATTGATGAAATGACAACACCGAATCCTAAAAATCCATATGGTGAAAGTAAGCTGATGATGGAAAAAATGATGAAATGGTGTGACATCGCTTATGGCATTCGTTATGTTGCACTTAGGTACTTTAATGTTGCAGGTGCTAAAGCAGACGGATCGATTGGAGAAGACCATCATCCTGAAACCCATTTGGTTCCCCTTATTTTACAAGTTGCTTTAGGTCAAAGAGAGCAGTTGTCAATTTTTGGTGAAGATTATGCAACCCCTGATGGTACATGTATTCGCGATTATGTTTATGTAGAAGACTTAATCGCTGCACATTTACTAGCGTTAGATTATTTAGACGCTGGTCGTCCAAGTGACACGTTTAATTTAGGCAGCAACAACGGTTATTCTGTTAAAGAAATGGTGGAGGCAGCCAGAAGCGTAACGGGTCAAGAAATTCCTACCGTGATGGCTCCACGTAGAGATGGAGATCCTAGTTCTTTGGTTGCTTCCAGTGAAAAAGCAAAGAATATTCTTGGTTGGGAGCCTAGCTATACAGAAATTGAAAAAATCATTCAAACTGCTTGGAATTGGCATGTTCATCATCCGCTAGGCTATAAGAAATAG
- a CDS encoding galactokinase has translation MEKELKKKFVKLFDKQDGDSYFSPGRINLIGEHTDYNGGHVFPAAITLGTYGIASKRKDNRIRLYSENFKDSGVIEFSMEDLSYSRAHNWANYPKGVVKYLIEAGYNITSGVDILFYGTIPNGAGLSSSASIELLTGVILNDLFKLEVPTLELIEIGKKVENSFIGVNSGIMDQFAVGMGKKNQAILLDTSSLKYEMVPADFGEYVVVIMNTNKRRELADSKYNERRSECEEALHLLQKKVSIASLGELNEASFERYLHLIGNPTLIKRARHAVTENQRTLKAKEALTEGNLMEFGKLLNDSHSSLKQDYEVTGIELDTLVSCAQRQPGVLGARMTGAGFGGCSIALVKESELDAFIQVVGENYQEKIGYPADFYKAYIAEGARKLS, from the coding sequence ATGGAAAAGGAATTAAAAAAAAAATTTGTCAAACTATTTGATAAACAGGATGGAGACAGTTATTTTTCTCCCGGTAGAATCAATCTAATAGGCGAGCATACAGATTACAATGGAGGACATGTTTTCCCAGCAGCGATTACGCTAGGAACATATGGGATTGCAAGTAAACGAAAAGATAACAGGATCCGATTGTATTCTGAAAACTTTAAAGACAGTGGTGTAATTGAATTTTCAATGGAAGATCTTTCTTATTCAAGAGCTCATAATTGGGCGAATTATCCCAAAGGAGTAGTGAAGTATTTAATAGAGGCTGGCTATAACATCACTAGCGGAGTTGATATTCTTTTTTATGGAACCATTCCAAATGGTGCTGGTTTATCTTCTTCTGCATCAATTGAACTTTTAACGGGAGTGATCCTTAATGATTTATTTAAGTTGGAGGTTCCTACCTTAGAATTGATTGAAATAGGAAAAAAAGTTGAAAATAGTTTTATTGGTGTAAATTCAGGTATTATGGATCAATTTGCAGTAGGAATGGGGAAAAAAAATCAAGCCATTTTGTTAGATACGAGTTCATTAAAATATGAAATGGTTCCAGCAGACTTTGGAGAATATGTGGTTGTCATTATGAATACGAATAAACGTAGAGAATTAGCAGACTCTAAGTACAATGAAAGACGTTCAGAATGCGAAGAAGCGTTGCATCTTTTACAAAAAAAAGTAAGCATTGCTTCTTTAGGTGAACTAAATGAAGCTAGCTTTGAACGTTATCTTCATTTGATTGGAAATCCAACTTTAATCAAGCGTGCCAGACATGCAGTTACTGAAAATCAACGGACGTTAAAAGCCAAAGAAGCATTAACAGAAGGCAATTTGATGGAGTTTGGGAAACTCCTTAATGATTCTCACTCTTCTTTAAAGCAAGATTATGAAGTAACAGGAATTGAATTGGATACCTTAGTTTCTTGTGCCCAGCGCCAGCCAGGGGTACTGGGTGCCAGAATGACAGGTGCTGGTTTTGGTGGGTGCAGCATTGCGTTGGTTAAAGAAAGTGAATTAGATGCCTTTATTCAAGTTGTTGGCGAAAATTATCAAGAAAAAATTGGGTATCCAGCAGATTTTTATAAAGCTTATATTGCTGAGGGTGCACGAAAATTATCGTAA